The following are from one region of the Rhipicephalus microplus isolate Deutch F79 chromosome 1, USDA_Rmic, whole genome shotgun sequence genome:
- the LOC142802204 gene encoding sulfotransferase 1C2-like: MPSSWNPTEDEAGKKALEEACKPGPAYRNAYRDFEGLYISNTFTDRNMRSALSYKPMDGDMFVVSYPKCGTTWMQHIVYAIYRNGVGPANLQEFMSMCPFLELLGAEGAQSMPRPGAIKTHLPFHMQPYSEKAKYIYITRNPYDCCVSFYYHTRNMPLYLFEDGTFDQFFDMFVEGKVDFGDYFDHLLSWYEHRGDSNVLFVTYEDLKKDTRGWVLKVADFLGKEYGDKLRENPDVLEKVLTSISVDSMKKINAELGNWTKDLASVPLEALPAGLRSLVETMGSMLQKPVKGDFVRKGIVGDWKNHFSPEQVARMKERITLKTAGSDVMDLWNDAGLP; encoded by the exons ATGCCGTCATCGTGGAACCCGACAGAAGATGAAGCCGGCAAAAAGGCCCTTGAAGAG GCTTGCAAGCCCGGACCGGCGTACAGGAATGCCTATAGGGACTTTGAAGGTCTGTACATCAGCAATACGTTCACGGATCGGAATATGCGCTCCGCGTTATCTTACAAGCCGATGGACGGGGACATGTTCGTCGTCAGCTACCCGAAATGTGGAACGACATGGATGCAGCACATCGTGTATGCCATATACCGAAATGGTGTGGGCCCAGCCAACCTCCAGGAGTTTATGAGCATGTGTCCGTTCTTGGAGCTCCTGGGAGCCGAGGGCGCGCAGTCGATGCCGCGACCGGGAGCCATCAAGACCCACCTGCCATTTCACATGCAGCCTTACTCGGAGAAGGCAAAGTACATCTACATCACCCGCAACCCGTACGACTGCTGCGTGTCCTTCTACTACCACACAAGGAACATGCCGCTGTACCTCTTTGAGGACGGCACGTTCGACCAGTTCTTCGACATGTTCGTCGAAGGCAAGGTCGACTTTGGCGACTACTTCGACCACCTTTTGTCCTGGTACGAGCATCGCGGTGACAGCAACGTGCTTTTCGTCACTTACGAGGACCTCAAGAAGGACACTCGTGGCTGGGTTCTCAAGGTCGCAGACTTTCTGGGCAAAGAGTACGGCGACAAACTGAGGGAGAACCCGGACGTTCTCGAGAAGGTACTCACTTCGATAAGCGTCGACTCCATGAAGAAGATCAACGCGGAGCTGGGTAACTGGACCAAGGATCTGGCCAGCGTTCCTTTGGAGGCACTGCCTGCAGGATTGAGGTCGTTGGTAGAAACCATGGGGAGCATGTTGCAGAAGCCAGTTAAAGGAGACTTCGTGAGGAAAGGCATCGTGGGTGACTGGAAGAACCACTTCTCGCCGGAACAGGTCGCCAGGATGAAAGAGCGGATCACGCTCAAGACCGCAGGCAGTGACGTTATGGACCTGTGGAATGACGCTGGCCTGCCCTAA